In Erigeron canadensis isolate Cc75 chromosome 8, C_canadensis_v1, whole genome shotgun sequence, the DNA window TTTTCCTCCCtccctgttttttttttggtgctGCTCAATCTCCCTAATTGCGGATTTGAATCCAGAATACCAACACACTAATATAATCCACCACAAAAAATTCAATTAGAAACGTAAAAGTAAAACACACGGAAAACCGCTTAGCTCCTACCTGACAAACAAAAAAGGGAAACAAGGTCTTTCAAATCAACACCATCAAAGTTTCCAACTTTATTAACACCAATATTAGAATGGTAGATGGGGTAATAGTTGCTAACGTACATACATCAAATTATGTACTTGGTAATTAAAGTTGAAATGAAAAACGATATAAACCGAcaaataagtaattttttttacatccTGCCGTCAAGAGATGTTGGTCGTCCActgtcttttgttttttcttattctCTTTGATATTCCTTTTTCTGTATTTCATCATGAAACCGACAAACAAGTAATTCCTTTTACACCCCGCCGCCGAAAGATGTCGTGGGAGATGAAAAAATAAGTGGAAATTGTAAAAATCttgatacaataaatatttattgtaagttcatgcacacaataacttttcagcCTTAATCGATTACATTTCCGTGCACTTAACCCAAAATGTATTACTCATatgtaaatcaaaagttaagtTGATATGTATCACTTACGTAAAATATTTGTCATTTGATTGACACAAGTTATATATGCTAAGACCTAAGAGAATATGCTCCTCCAACGAGTCAACGTGATTCTATTGTTTAATGTAAAGTATACAAAGGAATATTATACGCATAAATAAATCGATTTATTGAATGTTTAACACTAAATACTTTATTTGTACAAAGAAACATATATCTACATCTACCTATTTATCAAGGAACTCGAATTATacgatataattttatatatagatataattttgAATGAGTTAGATGGAAGTATGAATTTTTAAGATCAGACTATAATTGATTAGTTAGAAAATATGGAATAATGTTAGTTAAATGTGATTATTaggaaaaaaatatagtttttaaacttCTTAGTTTTGCCTTCTATGTAAAAATTTTTAAGTAGaatgaaattatataaaaaagaattgaaaaataaaaaatatttgatcgtattttattaataatttaatatagtaAAGTACTTGTAATGTTTATCCTATTTATATTAGTAGGACcgaaaagatataaatataataataatacgtaTAGATGGATGGAACACAAACAATTCAGCATTCAAAAAACAGGAAGAACATCATCAAGCAAAGCAAGCAAGGACACGCCATTGATTTTCCCCATCCATCCATCCTTATCACACTCCAACCAACCGCCATAATTCATCACGAAATTTTCcccatcatttttttttataattaatttattataaataacaaCAATTTCAATCCAAATTCACAATTTCGACTGGCAACTCGTCATTCCAGGAAttagggtttatatatataatataaatcttGAACACCTTGAACCAGATTCTGTTAATAAATCCCCGATTTTGTGAGTGTttatttatctatctatttatgCATTTAATTCGATCAGGCttcttttggatttttaactcaaattattattttcaattttcttcttTTACAGTTTAGTTATagatacacacatatatatatacatatacatggaGCGAAGATGGTGGATGACGTTGCTAATTATAATGTCTTGTTTGTTTGTTGCTTCATCTGCCAGAGGTTTACTTCATTCTAATCTCCTGCACTGCACTTATTATGCTGCATTCCCCCATCACTAGGCACATAATATAGTTTGAATCTATTTTATGAAATTGGAATTTTAAGTAATATATTGGGCTAGGAATTAGGACAAAATTTCTAGACTAAACTTTTACGGATACAGGGCTTAAAATCAAGACCAAGACTAGCGTCCCTGCGCCGCTTTATAATCACACACTTGCCTTGACTCTGGTGGAATATGCTTCTGCTGTAAGTTCACTTTGATTATTGTTTGCTTATAATAGAAGGGCATGCTACCATTGTGTCCGTTTGGGTAACCGACCGAGTACTAAAAGTTTTTTGTCTTTGTTCATTCAGGTTTATATGTCAGATTTGACCGAGCTATTCACGTGGACTTGTGATAGATGTGATGGCATGACAAAGGTACTTTTCGTAtggcaatttttttttattagatgtGTTTGCTGTGGGGTTTGTGTTTAATGTGTTTGAAGAACGGAAATTGGGAGTATAATTAGATTTTATGTACTCAAAGTGTTTTAAGTTATAATCTTTATTATTTGTGACTTAAGGAAAGATATTAAACTTTAATGTGTGAATTGTTTGCAGGGTTTTGAAGTTATAGAGCTCATTGTTGATGTTCAGAATTGCCTGCAGGTATGTCCGTTTGGTAGTGTGTTGGTGTCATTTTGATTTAAACCCTGCTTTTTTGAGTGTCCCTCAGCTGTAGGTACTGACCAAATGCTATTGTTATTGCAGGCCTTTGTTGGGGTTGCAGACGATCCGAATGCTATTGTTATTGCATTTAGAGGCACTCAAGAAACCAGGTAATTATTTCGTTGCACTCCACTTGATGTAACTGGTGCGCTTTTGTTTATCAAATCATATAATCATACTCCAGTTAAATGTTGAAATCAAATCTGTTTTAGAAATACGAGACATTGAGAGTAAGAGGGCTTATTGTATACGGAGTAAATCAATATCTATATAGAAGTCGACAATTCTTAGATTGTTTGTGGCCTATAATTCCCTATGAGGGCCGAGAACAATGAATAAGGAGAGTTGCGGTGCAACTTCAGGAATGTTTTGCATGTGTGCCATTGTTTCCTTCTGCAATTGTCATCAATGAAAGTGGAttgaatatataatttgtaaaGTAAATGTCTTTTGTTGGAATAAGTTACATCAGTTGATCAGTGTTCTGTAAAATGAATTTGCATGTTCTGTATAATATCACATATTTTATGTCTATCACATCTCATGAAGAGTTGCATGATACAGTATACAGAATTGGATCGAGGACCTATTTTGGAAGCAACTTGACTTTGATTATCCAGGGTGCTCGGCTGGCAAGGTTCATCATGGATTTTTCAATGCTTACAACAATACAATTGTGCGGTCGGGAATTCTTGATGGTGTTAATAAGGCAATAGAAATGTACGGAGATCTCGATATTATGGTGACCGGTCATTCGATGGGCGGGGCTATGGCTGCTTTCTGTGGACTTGATCTTGCGGTAACCATAATCAGTCCATCCCTTCACCTTACAATATGTGGCTTGCCTTTGGTATTTTTGTTAGTCTAGATTTAAGTATTGTTTATGCTTCTACAGCTCATTTATGGATCGAAGAGGGTCCAGGTGATGACGTTTGGAATGCCTCGAATTGGAAATGCTGCTTTTGCGTCATATTATAGTGAACATGTACCAAATACTTTTAGAGTGACACATGCACACGATCTTGTACCACATCTGCCTCCTTATTATCAGTACTTCCCACAGAAAACATATCATCATATCCCAAGGGAGGTAATGTTGTTGGACTTTGTTGGTTATCATTGCTATTCAGAATGAAAGCTtctcataattttttttcagcACTTATGCAAACGTTTTTATCCTACAAATTGCAGGTTTGGCTCTATGACATTGGGTTTGGATTTCTTATCTAT includes these proteins:
- the LOC122578510 gene encoding probable feruloyl esterase A produces the protein MERRWWMTLLIIMSCLFVASSARGLKIKTKTSVPAPLYNHTLALTLVEYASAVYMSDLTELFTWTCDRCDGMTKGFEVIELIVDVQNCLQAFVGVADDPNAIVIAFRGTQETSIQNWIEDLFWKQLDFDYPGCSAGKVHHGFFNAYNNTIVRSGILDGVNKAIEMYGDLDIMVTGHSMGGAMAAFCGLDLALIYGSKRVQVMTFGMPRIGNAAFASYYSEHVPNTFRVTHAHDLVPHLPPYYQYFPQKTYHHIPREVWLYDIGFGFLIYPVEKICDGSGEDPDCSRSVSGNSISDHLSYFGVEMGCDTSSKCKIVMAPSLAPFGKVDSYGNFALSRVPSKFILKMEREPKISDE